Proteins from a single region of Candidatus Kryptoniota bacterium:
- a CDS encoding WYL domain-containing transcriptional regulator, producing MTARTDLNASRTKTARQIEMLALVEKNPGTNSVADLCDLFHVEVATLNRDLRELREMGFDIHSIKGKLILLNDLVEKDYRVLLASYLGSVGGIISFPKNISLTVKQLKGKTLGIFTSLVAAIGSSEKIEISYVRHQDSQLMKYTLEPYDIIPGNRDWRLIAMSNGIFKQFIVGGITSITQTGETFKRSPEYSANDYYAGSFGFFSGKNVFEVVLEFDKRVSRIISSRTWSEDQEITPHKNGGVTLKMKVNSIEEVGSWVLSWGGDVIVVKPKELKKYVTDKAAGILARNKRR from the coding sequence ATGACCGCGCGGACTGATCTCAACGCGAGCCGGACAAAGACTGCCCGGCAAATTGAAATGCTTGCGCTCGTGGAGAAGAACCCCGGCACAAATTCGGTGGCCGACCTCTGCGATTTGTTCCATGTTGAAGTGGCCACTCTCAACCGTGATTTGCGTGAATTACGCGAGATGGGGTTCGATATCCACAGCATCAAGGGTAAATTGATTCTCCTGAATGATCTCGTTGAGAAAGACTATCGGGTCCTCCTCGCATCTTACCTCGGTTCTGTCGGTGGGATAATCAGTTTCCCGAAAAACATTTCGTTGACCGTGAAACAATTAAAGGGAAAGACTCTCGGCATTTTCACATCTCTCGTCGCGGCAATCGGGTCGAGTGAGAAAATTGAAATTAGTTATGTCAGGCATCAGGATTCGCAATTGATGAAATATACTCTTGAACCGTACGACATCATTCCCGGCAACCGCGATTGGAGGCTGATAGCGATGTCGAACGGAATCTTCAAGCAGTTCATTGTCGGAGGCATCACGTCGATCACGCAAACGGGCGAGACATTTAAGCGCTCGCCTGAATATTCGGCAAACGATTACTACGCCGGGAGTTTCGGCTTCTTCAGCGGGAAAAATGTCTTCGAAGTGGTTCTCGAGTTTGACAAGAGAGTTTCAAGGATCATCAGCAGCCGAACATGGAGCGAGGACCAGGAAATCACGCCGCACAAGAACGGCGGGGTAACACTCAAAATGAAAGTGAACTCAATCGAGGAAGTGGGGAGCTGGGTGTTGTCCTGGGGCGGCGACGTAATAGTAGTGAAGCCGAAAGAGCTTAAGAAATACGTCACGGATAAGGCGGCGGGCATCCTGGCGCGAAACAAAAGACGATAA
- a CDS encoding two-component regulator propeller domain-containing protein produces the protein MIERSNYLLILRNWFGKKVFTTTVVAVVLFLLLIAGSRPVLSQCLEVYGMRSGLPGLNVQAIAFDAQGNAWAGTENGLAEYQGKKGWVAHKDSLLRNNQIFSLAIDNMGQKWIGTEKTGLLMYDGRQWTKYDKDNSPIPDNTVYRVVIDSRGTKWVGTYKGLAEFDGKNWTIYLKDTTITAIFIDRSDNMWIGTYREGLRRLAKGARTSEPQSSKLKGENIWAVAAAGNTGFTWAGSSSPGDLSNFDGVNWTNVPAYSATLASFTTGLDNVTSIAVDTFGNLWVGTYGRGLVEYDGSNWWTYTRDTPIIRLPNNTIQTIAVDKDGNKWVGTHGGVVFIPKCMK, from the coding sequence ATGATCGAGAGATCCAATTATTTATTGATTTTGCGGAATTGGTTTGGAAAAAAGGTTTTCACCACCACTGTCGTGGCGGTCGTTTTGTTTCTGCTTTTGATTGCTGGATCACGCCCTGTCCTGTCTCAGTGTTTGGAAGTCTATGGAATGAGGAGCGGGCTTCCGGGATTAAATGTCCAGGCGATCGCGTTTGACGCCCAGGGAAACGCGTGGGCGGGTACTGAAAATGGGTTGGCTGAATATCAGGGGAAGAAAGGATGGGTTGCGCATAAGGACTCTCTCCTTCGCAACAATCAGATTTTCTCTCTGGCAATCGACAACATGGGACAGAAATGGATTGGGACAGAAAAGACCGGCCTGCTGATGTATGATGGAAGACAGTGGACAAAGTACGACAAGGATAACTCACCCATTCCGGACAACACGGTGTATCGAGTTGTAATAGATTCGAGAGGTACGAAGTGGGTCGGAACCTATAAAGGGTTGGCGGAATTTGACGGAAAGAATTGGACGATCTACCTTAAAGACACCACCATCACCGCGATCTTCATAGACAGGTCAGACAACATGTGGATCGGTACCTATAGAGAGGGACTGAGAAGACTCGCTAAAGGTGCAAGGACATCGGAACCCCAGAGTTCAAAGCTAAAGGGCGAAAATATCTGGGCGGTGGCGGCCGCAGGAAACACCGGTTTCACATGGGCTGGCAGCAGCAGTCCTGGTGATCTTTCGAACTTCGACGGCGTGAACTGGACTAATGTACCAGCTTACTCCGCTACTCTCGCTTCATTCACCACTGGGCTCGACAACGTCACGTCGATCGCTGTCGACACATTTGGGAACCTGTGGGTCGGGACGTACGGCCGGGGACTTGTCGAGTATGATGGTTCGAACTGGTGGACTTACACGAGGGACACTCCGATAATCAGACTTCCGAACAACACGATTCAGACAATTGCCGTGGACAAAGACGGCAACAAATGGGTCGGGACACATGGCGGAGTGGTGTTCATTCCGAAGTGCATGAAGTAA
- a CDS encoding DUF4402 domain-containing protein, whose protein sequence is MNKKRSVYRSFAAIAVISSLMVLSTSLTTPAQPTVTANSNLAFGTVVSGGGIYSVALANASEGKVTIRGTKRRVYVTLVPPATLTSGANSVTYTWAAAYNNTADNPGAATAFTSTAANFVLSYRTGANYYAYIYIYGSINLSGTVPSGTYTGNFVVRASYNAGGTPNRTATITVTCTVIQSLTLASSGPLTFGTVVAGTTPAAINAQTSSSAVSITATGNGGSSVTVTYPASASLSSGGNNLTYTPSLYGAQSSASRSSSTSVANGSTVTLGGTTGSAGNYYFWLGGSLAAIPSGQPAGNYSGPFTLTIHY, encoded by the coding sequence ATGAACAAGAAACGTTCAGTCTACAGGTCATTCGCGGCGATCGCTGTCATTTCTTCGTTGATGGTACTATCGACCAGCTTAACAACGCCGGCCCAACCAACCGTAACCGCAAATAGCAACCTGGCGTTCGGTACAGTCGTCTCTGGAGGAGGCATTTATTCCGTCGCGCTTGCAAATGCTTCCGAAGGCAAGGTGACAATACGCGGCACCAAGAGGCGGGTCTATGTCACGCTCGTGCCCCCGGCGACGCTTACGAGCGGCGCGAACAGCGTCACTTACACGTGGGCGGCGGCATACAACAATACTGCGGACAATCCCGGCGCTGCGACCGCTTTCACATCCACAGCCGCTAACTTCGTACTCAGCTATAGAACCGGTGCAAACTATTATGCCTACATCTACATTTACGGCTCGATAAATTTGTCGGGGACCGTCCCTTCAGGAACGTATACTGGAAATTTCGTGGTGCGGGCTTCCTACAACGCGGGCGGAACTCCCAATCGAACAGCAACTATCACCGTGACGTGTACCGTGATCCAGAGTTTGACCCTTGCTTCGAGCGGACCGCTTACCTTCGGCACGGTTGTAGCAGGCACAACTCCCGCGGCCATAAATGCACAGACGAGCTCAAGCGCCGTTTCGATTACGGCCACCGGAAACGGCGGAAGCTCAGTGACTGTAACATATCCTGCAAGCGCAAGCCTGTCATCGGGCGGCAACAATTTGACATACACTCCGAGCCTTTATGGGGCACAATCATCGGCATCCCGTTCGAGTTCTACATCCGTAGCGAACGGCAGTACAGTCACGCTGGGCGGAACGACAGGAAGCGCGGGGAATTATTACTTCTGGCTTGGCGGATCGCTGGCGGCAATTCCAAGCGGCCAGCCCGCGGGAAACTACAGCGGCCCGTTTACACTGACGATTCATTACTGA